A region from the uncultured Methanobrevibacter sp. genome encodes:
- a CDS encoding fibrillarin-like rRNA/tRNA 2'-O-methyltransferase — MNIFYKDGEIATRNLRPGIKVYDERLIQEGDEEYRIWNPRRSKLATALLNGLERLDLNNYSKVLYLGASTGTTVSHISDICDEGLIYAVEFSPVSMKKLVRLSQKRNNIVPLLADATKPKYYLNKVEKADLVYCDVAQEKQSELFMDNMDLFLKEDGQGLITIKARSIDVIQKPKKIFKDEAKKIKENGYSILEKIKLEPYEKDHIAFLVEKSF, encoded by the coding sequence ATGAACATATTTTACAAAGATGGTGAAATAGCTACCAGAAACTTACGTCCAGGGATTAAAGTCTATGATGAAAGACTTATCCAAGAGGGAGATGAAGAGTACAGAATCTGGAATCCAAGAAGATCCAAATTAGCGACAGCATTATTGAATGGATTGGAAAGGCTCGACTTGAACAATTATTCTAAAGTATTATACTTAGGCGCTTCCACAGGAACAACTGTTTCACACATATCTGACATTTGCGATGAAGGCTTAATCTATGCTGTAGAGTTTTCACCAGTTAGCATGAAAAAACTGGTCAGATTATCACAAAAAAGAAACAATATCGTGCCTCTCCTTGCAGATGCTACCAAACCTAAATATTACTTGAACAAAGTGGAAAAAGCAGACTTGGTTTACTGTGATGTGGCTCAGGAAAAACAGAGCGAACTCTTCATGGACAATATGGATTTATTCCTAAAGGAAGATGGACAAGGGCTTATTACCATAAAAGCAAGAAGCATTGATGTTATTCAAAAGCCTAAAAAAATATTCAAGGATGAAGCTAAAAAAATAAAAGAGAATGGTTATTCCATTTTGGAAAAGATTAAATTAGAACCTTATGAAAAGGACCATATAGCTTTTCTTGTGGAGAAATCTTTTTAA
- a CDS encoding NOP5/NOP56 family protein, whose amino-acid sequence MEFYITQCIAGFIAFDEDLQIADYKLFKEDEVVSNLIKIEENEILNEEIELINGMKLNSESGDKIIIETTKRKSQYKELENYGNIEVKTPNKGGEHLRNNIENVFEEIGFSKSQDEIIQIYEKLAIHKIKKSSQEEDKLLIQAINSVDDIDESISKLVERIRDWYTIYFPEMDTISNNETYIKLIAESENREDILENFNEHFSEEIEESTGADIEESDLAMLKSFAESIYSLQKSRKELENYIDSKMESIAPNLRDLLGSTLGAKLIAHIGSIKRLATYPASVIQIMGAEKAIFRHLKTGERPPKHGLIFQHPSVRGAKWWNRGKIARNLALKITLAVRKDVFSGEYDPSIAEDYLKKVEQIEKENPFPKKTSQKRAKERKAEKDKGKGKSKKYKGSKKNKKNKKKRRK is encoded by the coding sequence ATGGAATTTTATATAACACAATGTATTGCAGGATTTATTGCATTTGATGAAGACCTTCAAATTGCTGATTATAAATTATTCAAAGAAGATGAAGTGGTTTCCAATCTCATTAAAATAGAGGAAAATGAGATATTAAACGAAGAGATCGAACTCATTAATGGAATGAAATTGAATTCAGAGAGTGGAGATAAGATCATTATAGAAACCACCAAAAGGAAATCCCAATACAAGGAACTTGAAAATTATGGAAATATTGAAGTGAAAACTCCTAATAAAGGTGGAGAACACTTAAGAAACAATATTGAAAATGTCTTTGAAGAAATAGGATTTTCAAAAAGTCAGGATGAAATCATTCAGATTTATGAAAAGCTTGCAATCCACAAAATCAAAAAATCTTCACAGGAAGAGGACAAGCTATTGATCCAAGCAATTAACTCTGTAGATGACATTGATGAATCAATCAGCAAATTGGTTGAACGTATTCGTGACTGGTACACAATCTATTTCCCTGAAATGGATACAATAAGCAATAATGAGACTTACATAAAGCTAATTGCTGAAAGTGAAAACAGAGAGGATATTTTGGAAAACTTCAATGAGCATTTCAGTGAAGAAATTGAAGAAAGCACAGGTGCTGACATTGAAGAATCCGATTTGGCCATGTTAAAGAGTTTTGCAGAATCCATCTATTCACTTCAAAAGTCAAGAAAGGAACTTGAAAATTATATCGATTCTAAAATGGAATCTATTGCTCCAAACTTAAGAGACTTATTGGGGTCCACATTAGGCGCCAAATTAATTGCACATATCGGAAGCATTAAAAGATTAGCAACTTATCCAGCAAGTGTTATTCAAATAATGGGTGCTGAAAAGGCAATATTCAGACATTTGAAAACTGGAGAACGTCCTCCAAAACATGGATTGATCTTCCAACACCCAAGCGTTCGTGGCGCTAAATGGTGGAACAGAGGAAAAATAGCTAGAAACTTAGCTTTGAAGATTACACTCGCTGTGAGAAAGGATGTGTTCTCTGGAGAGTATGACCCAAGCATTGCTGAAGATTATCTTAAAAAAGTTGAGCAAATCGAAAAGGAAAATCCATTCCCTAAAAAGACAAGCCAAAAAAGGGCAAAGGAAAGAAAGGCCGAAAAGGACAAAGGGAAAGGAAAAAGCAAGAAATATAAAGGAAGCAAGAAAAACAAGAAGAATAAAAAGAAAAGAAGAAAATAA